Proteins from a genomic interval of Nitrospina gracilis Nb-211:
- a CDS encoding cation:proton antiporter subunit C: protein MVDAIFAVFQRPNFLTFVIIFLWGFFIMITRYNLIKKLIGMYLVQTSVIFFLVSISAKKGATVPVLLSTTEPVQAATYVNPLPHVLTLTAIVVGVAIQGVGLALCSAIYRKYGSLDEEKILEKLE from the coding sequence ATGGTTGATGCAATTTTCGCGGTTTTCCAGCGGCCCAACTTTTTGACCTTTGTCATCATTTTCCTGTGGGGCTTTTTCATCATGATTACGCGGTACAACCTCATCAAGAAATTGATCGGGATGTATTTGGTGCAAACCAGCGTGATTTTTTTCCTGGTGTCTATCAGTGCGAAGAAGGGAGCGACGGTTCCTGTGCTCTTATCAACCACGGAACCGGTGCAAGCGGCAACTTATGTGAACCCATTACCTCATGTCTTGACGCTGACGGCTATTGTGGTGGGCGTGGCCATCCAGGGCGTGGGATTGGCTCTGTGCTCGGCAATTTACAGAAAGTATGGAAGCCTGGACGAAGAAAAAATTCTTGAGAAATTAGAATGA
- a CDS encoding DUF4040 domain-containing protein, which produces MTFSYEILLLLLLIVTAAGAILVKDLMSAVLLLGSYSFFLSLVWGLLGAVDVAFVEAVVGAGLATVLFLLTLFGTAPKDTRLRRPPPSLTTLIVFPLLGVLLLYGANDLPEFRDPNSPASAHVSPIYLEQSYQDAHTPNVVTAVLMDYRSLDTMIETVVIFAAGIACALLLRRNAK; this is translated from the coding sequence ATGACCTTTTCATATGAAATTCTTCTGCTCCTTCTTCTGATTGTGACCGCCGCCGGCGCCATTCTGGTTAAGGATTTGATGAGCGCCGTTCTGCTCCTGGGTTCTTATAGTTTTTTCCTGTCGCTGGTCTGGGGATTGCTTGGCGCTGTGGACGTCGCCTTTGTGGAGGCCGTCGTAGGGGCCGGGCTGGCTACGGTTCTTTTTCTATTGACCCTGTTCGGCACCGCGCCCAAGGACACGCGCCTTCGACGCCCTCCCCCCTCTTTGACGACGCTGATTGTTTTTCCTCTTCTGGGGGTTCTCCTGCTCTATGGCGCGAACGACCTTCCGGAATTCAGGGACCCGAATTCTCCAGCAAGCGCTCATGTTTCTCCGATCTATCTCGAGCAGAGCTATCAGGACGCCCACACTCCGAATGTTGTGACTGCGGTACTGATGGACTATCGATCGCTCGACACGATGATCGAAACCGTGGTGATTTTTGCAGCGGGCATTGCTTGCGCCTTACTGCTTAGGAGGAATGCCAAATGA
- a CDS encoding DUF2309 domain-containing protein has protein sequence MSTVSVKPLSPEDRDRVRQIVLDACEPIAPFWPMRTMVAQNPLHGLEYLPFDEAVRKGKDLLGGNGYLANEEYRRFYRNGRITRESFERAFLRTGPRPDEPASIKVGSRIITAEEVWQLHVLFGFEELPLPLLEWELSGGRATKRFRQDLPEASRQRIIEQTSKQGDPGRRHPEEAYLTDLWKSALSALELFDWHAPSHVSEEAHSQTGAPVSLPPQRTLSDWVDSLTGGELVEQINNQLIKWVTAFLDEGLAGWEMPGREEGFYQAWRNLAPEDFSARLLGIDDFSEKVQNLPEAPEDAILACLHRLEVPRERWKDYLSRQLSSLPGWTRYIRWLGEHPAYHAQREHPIDTTQYLAVRLFYEVELSRIKCQEEWGIDGTVSALTAYWNDRPEEYDQRAGHGEPSGNSIKEMACRHAWRLFHLAQFLELSPGDVHDLPLADARRLLQWLDEFPADRHGRVWIEAYEDSFRERLLRKISAHLGTVPESDTRPRAQLVFCIDVRSESFRRHIEAQGPYETFGFAGFFGIPISHQPFDCDQRASLCPVLLTPSHAVMETPRPEGSAALENYSSGSRWWQLGDHLFHDMKQNPIGSMMVIDALGFFFSLGLVGKTLLKKTFRRMTSAVESWLTQRVPTRISISKPSDPQHTRIGEVIAEAVPDGLAPGFSLSERAGFIENSLRAMGLTKNFARLVCLCGHGSETDNNPYYGALDCGACGGKPGDANARVFAAMANEPEVRRILRERGLPIPDDTWFLPGKHNTTTDRVEFYDLEELPDSHQEDLRALQKDLEKAGAMQALERCRRIPKAPTEISPERAFAHVDERSCDWANTRPEWGLAGNAAFLIGRRKLTQGLDLGGRVFLHSYDPIADPQGAILEKIMTAPLIVGEWINTGYYFSAVDPWKHGSGSKVLHNVVGGVGIMLGSQSDLQMGFPLQTVNNGSNHYHEPMRLLAIIEQTPDVISSIIQKHSILQQLLHNQWLNLVALDPHRLEFHRYNPTATWERIVFHD, from the coding sequence ATGAGTACTGTTTCAGTGAAGCCCCTTTCCCCGGAAGATCGCGACCGGGTTCGGCAAATTGTGCTGGACGCCTGCGAGCCCATTGCGCCGTTCTGGCCCATGCGGACCATGGTCGCGCAGAATCCCCTGCACGGATTGGAATACCTTCCGTTTGATGAGGCGGTTCGAAAAGGCAAGGACCTGCTTGGCGGGAATGGGTATCTCGCCAATGAGGAGTACCGCCGGTTTTACCGCAACGGCCGCATCACCAGAGAAAGCTTCGAGCGCGCGTTCTTAAGGACCGGGCCTCGCCCGGATGAGCCCGCTTCCATAAAAGTTGGAAGCCGAATCATCACCGCCGAAGAGGTCTGGCAACTGCACGTGCTTTTCGGCTTCGAGGAACTGCCTCTCCCGCTCCTGGAATGGGAGCTGAGCGGAGGCCGCGCGACAAAACGGTTCCGGCAGGACCTGCCCGAAGCATCCCGCCAACGCATCATCGAGCAGACCAGCAAGCAAGGTGATCCGGGCCGAAGGCATCCGGAAGAAGCCTACCTGACGGATTTATGGAAGAGCGCATTATCCGCCCTGGAGCTGTTTGATTGGCATGCGCCCTCTCACGTCTCCGAGGAGGCGCATTCGCAAACCGGCGCGCCCGTTTCCCTGCCGCCTCAGCGCACCCTCAGCGATTGGGTGGACAGCTTGACCGGGGGCGAGCTGGTCGAGCAAATCAACAACCAACTCATCAAATGGGTGACGGCGTTTCTCGATGAAGGCCTGGCCGGCTGGGAAATGCCCGGCCGGGAAGAAGGTTTCTACCAGGCATGGCGGAACCTGGCGCCGGAGGATTTTTCGGCGCGCCTGCTCGGGATTGACGACTTTTCCGAAAAAGTTCAAAACCTCCCCGAAGCTCCCGAGGACGCGATCCTCGCCTGCCTGCACCGGCTCGAAGTTCCCCGGGAACGATGGAAGGACTATCTCTCCCGGCAACTGTCCTCATTGCCGGGCTGGACGCGGTACATACGGTGGCTTGGGGAACACCCGGCCTACCATGCGCAACGCGAACATCCCATCGACACCACACAATACCTGGCCGTGCGTTTGTTCTATGAAGTGGAGTTGAGCCGCATCAAGTGCCAGGAGGAATGGGGCATCGATGGAACGGTTTCCGCCCTGACGGCATACTGGAATGATCGACCTGAAGAATATGACCAGCGAGCTGGACATGGAGAGCCATCCGGCAATTCCATCAAAGAGATGGCATGCCGGCATGCCTGGCGATTGTTTCATTTGGCACAGTTTCTTGAGCTGTCCCCCGGAGACGTTCATGATCTGCCGCTTGCCGATGCCCGGCGGTTGTTGCAGTGGTTGGATGAATTTCCGGCCGATCGGCATGGGCGGGTCTGGATTGAGGCATACGAAGATTCCTTTCGCGAGAGGTTGCTGAGAAAAATTTCAGCGCATCTCGGAACGGTTCCGGAATCGGACACACGCCCCCGCGCACAACTCGTCTTTTGTATTGACGTCCGTTCGGAATCGTTTCGCCGCCACATTGAAGCCCAGGGCCCTTATGAAACGTTTGGGTTTGCAGGTTTCTTTGGCATCCCCATCAGTCATCAGCCTTTTGATTGCGATCAGCGCGCCTCTTTATGCCCGGTGTTATTGACTCCCAGCCATGCGGTGATGGAAACCCCGCGGCCGGAAGGAAGCGCGGCGTTGGAAAATTATTCTTCCGGCTCCCGCTGGTGGCAACTGGGCGATCATCTTTTTCACGATATGAAGCAGAATCCCATTGGATCGATGATGGTGATCGATGCACTGGGATTCTTTTTCAGCCTGGGGCTGGTGGGCAAGACCCTTCTGAAAAAAACATTTCGGCGAATGACCTCTGCCGTTGAAAGCTGGTTGACGCAACGGGTTCCGACCCGGATCTCGATTTCCAAACCATCCGACCCTCAGCACACAAGGATAGGAGAAGTGATTGCGGAAGCGGTTCCGGACGGGCTGGCTCCTGGCTTTTCTCTTTCGGAGCGGGCGGGGTTCATCGAAAACAGTTTGCGCGCCATGGGGCTCACCAAAAATTTTGCGCGGCTGGTGTGCCTTTGCGGGCATGGCAGTGAGACGGACAACAATCCCTATTACGGCGCGCTGGATTGCGGGGCCTGCGGGGGCAAACCGGGTGATGCCAATGCGCGGGTTTTTGCCGCGATGGCGAATGAACCGGAAGTTCGCCGCATTCTGAGGGAACGGGGTTTGCCGATTCCCGATGACACCTGGTTTCTTCCCGGAAAACACAACACGACGACGGATCGGGTTGAATTTTACGACCTGGAAGAATTGCCCGATTCGCATCAGGAAGATTTGCGGGCGTTGCAGAAGGATCTCGAGAAAGCGGGTGCGATGCAGGCGCTTGAACGATGCCGCCGCATTCCCAAAGCTCCGACGGAAATTTCTCCGGAGCGGGCTTTTGCGCATGTCGATGAACGCAGTTGCGACTGGGCCAACACCCGGCCGGAATGGGGATTGGCGGGCAATGCCGCGTTTCTCATTGGAAGACGAAAACTGACCCAGGGGTTGGATTTGGGCGGCCGGGTTTTCCTGCATTCTTACGATCCCATTGCGGATCCTCAAGGCGCCATTCTCGAAAAAATCATGACCGCCCCATTGATCGTCGGCGAGTGGATCAATACGGGCTATTACTTTTCCGCGGTGGATCCATGGAAGCATGGAAGCGGAAGCAAGGTGTTGCACAATGTCGTCGGGGGTGTCGGGATCATGCTGGGAAGCCAGAGTGATCTGCAAATGGGATTCCCCCTGCAAACGGTCAATAACGGGAGCAATCACTACCACGAACCGATGCGGCTTTTGGCCATCATCGAGCAGACACCGGACGTGATCTCATCGATCATCCAGAAACATTCTATCCTCCAGCAGTTGCTACACAATCAGTGGCTGAATCTTGTAGCCCTGGACCCGCACCGGCTTGAGTTTCATCGATACAACCCGACTGCGACATGGGAAAGAATCGTGTTTCATGATTAG
- a CDS encoding Na+/H+ antiporter subunit E: MIIRPRPISSGFLFFKTMALFAFWILLSASFDWIHLGLGLALSFAVAWINAGHSPFVPKFRIWHRILLYLPWLFYKIFQSSLHLSKLILHPALPISPRLIYVESNLRHHGAVVLLGNSITLTPGTITVEVDRNNLIVHAVDEVSGEDVTSKLIESRIADIFKDEKPDL, translated from the coding sequence ATGATAATTCGACCCAGGCCCATATCATCTGGATTCCTGTTCTTTAAAACCATGGCGCTCTTTGCGTTTTGGATTTTGCTGTCTGCCAGCTTTGACTGGATTCATCTTGGCTTGGGGCTGGCCCTTTCCTTCGCCGTAGCCTGGATCAATGCGGGCCACTCCCCCTTTGTTCCGAAATTCCGCATATGGCACCGAATCCTTCTGTACCTGCCATGGCTTTTTTACAAAATCTTTCAGAGCAGTCTTCACTTGTCCAAGCTCATTCTTCACCCCGCGCTTCCCATTTCACCCCGTTTGATTTATGTGGAATCAAACCTTCGTCACCACGGCGCGGTGGTTCTCCTTGGCAATTCCATAACATTAACCCCTGGAACCATTACCGTAGAGGTGGATCGCAACAACCTCATTGTGCACGCGGTGGACGAGGTTTCAGGCGAAGATGTTACAAGCAAGCTGATCGAATCAAGAATTGCGGATATTTTCAAAGACGAAAAACCGGATTTATGA
- a CDS encoding complex I subunit 5 family protein yields the protein MSHQLPAILFLLPLFAAISMPVVCLRHRHWSWPISVAVLTIMVPVSIWNLHNVIDHGEVRYMFSGWTAPLGIEWVADGLSSVIMVLLSVLGLLGVLFAGSTAPRALGGRIVHYYTMILLLVSALTGIVFARDLFNIFVFLEVASISSYALVGVAGGRALFASFRYLILGTLGGSLYLLGVSYLYALGGTLNMADMADRLSHLLSSKALVSGLLFIFIGLGIKMALVPFHAWMPEAYTHAPESAVPILAPLVTKVALLVWIRIIFWVFNASMIINTLPILLLVAVVGALAAVIGASLALAQRDIKMMFAYGGISHIGIILIGIAQGNQTGFAGGVFYLLNDAVMQAALFFLAGVAFFLYGVKTIDDLGRIGKQTPWITGSLIVVALGMIGLPPTGGFFGKWYIILGALEAEDYVSVAAVVLSTLLTLAYFVKLFERIFRQPATPLDVPPGEIPFSFKLTLGVTSAAIMVLGIFSAPIVQLLLNQALPPHL from the coding sequence ATGAGCCACCAACTTCCCGCAATTTTATTTCTTCTCCCCTTGTTTGCCGCTATTTCGATGCCGGTGGTGTGCCTGCGACACCGTCATTGGAGCTGGCCCATTTCCGTGGCAGTGCTCACGATCATGGTCCCGGTCTCCATCTGGAACCTCCACAACGTGATTGATCACGGAGAGGTGCGGTACATGTTCAGTGGCTGGACCGCACCCCTTGGCATTGAGTGGGTGGCGGATGGCCTTTCAAGTGTCATCATGGTGTTATTGAGTGTCCTGGGTTTGCTGGGTGTGTTGTTTGCCGGATCAACGGCCCCAAGGGCTTTGGGCGGCCGAATTGTTCATTACTACACGATGATTTTGCTATTGGTTTCCGCTCTGACCGGCATTGTTTTCGCCAGGGATTTATTCAATATTTTCGTGTTTCTGGAAGTCGCCTCCATCTCGAGTTACGCACTTGTTGGTGTTGCTGGCGGAAGAGCGCTGTTCGCCTCCTTCCGCTATCTCATATTAGGAACCCTGGGTGGTTCCCTATACCTTCTGGGAGTGAGTTACCTTTATGCATTGGGCGGCACACTGAATATGGCTGACATGGCTGACAGGCTTTCTCATTTACTGAGCTCGAAAGCTTTAGTGAGCGGACTGCTTTTCATTTTTATTGGCTTGGGGATCAAGATGGCCCTGGTTCCGTTTCATGCCTGGATGCCCGAAGCCTATACCCATGCGCCCGAGTCCGCTGTACCCATCCTAGCCCCACTCGTCACAAAAGTGGCGCTCCTGGTGTGGATCAGAATCATATTCTGGGTCTTTAACGCATCCATGATTATCAACACCCTCCCGATTCTGTTGCTGGTGGCGGTGGTCGGCGCCTTGGCGGCGGTCATAGGTGCAAGCCTGGCCCTGGCCCAGCGCGATATCAAAATGATGTTCGCTTATGGCGGGATTTCACACATCGGCATCATTCTCATCGGAATCGCCCAAGGCAATCAAACCGGATTTGCCGGAGGGGTTTTTTATTTATTGAACGATGCCGTTATGCAGGCGGCCTTGTTTTTTTTGGCCGGCGTGGCGTTTTTTCTTTATGGGGTCAAAACCATTGACGACCTCGGGCGTATTGGAAAACAAACTCCATGGATTACCGGATCTTTGATCGTTGTGGCTTTGGGCATGATTGGCCTGCCTCCGACGGGCGGATTTTTTGGCAAATGGTACATCATTCTCGGAGCGCTGGAAGCGGAAGATTATGTTTCCGTCGCGGCGGTGGTGCTCTCCACCCTCTTGACGCTTGCTTATTTCGTCAAACTGTTTGAGCGCATTTTCCGCCAACCTGCAACTCCATTGGACGTTCCACCGGGGGAGATTCCCTTTTCATTCAAACTGACTCTGGGAGTCACGTCTGCGGCGATCATGGTTCTTGGTATCTTCAGCGCTCCTATTGTTCAGCTTTTGTTGAACCAGGCTCTGCCACCGCATCTTTGA
- a CDS encoding monovalent cation/H+ antiporter complex subunit F — protein sequence MKIFLFSVLVLLAVLIGAYLYRVLQGPTIFDRVLGLNGISTKAIILLIVIGMYFERVDMFIDISTGYALLNLVGALAVAKYLEQRGHH from the coding sequence ATGAAAATTTTTCTTTTCAGTGTTTTGGTGTTGCTGGCCGTTCTCATTGGCGCGTATCTGTACCGTGTCCTGCAGGGGCCCACAATTTTCGATCGCGTGCTGGGTCTCAATGGCATTTCCACCAAGGCAATCATTTTGCTTATTGTCATTGGAATGTATTTTGAACGAGTCGATATGTTCATCGACATCTCGACCGGATACGCCCTGCTGAATTTAGTCGGCGCGCTTGCCGTGGCCAAATATCTGGAACAACGGGGGCATCATTAG
- the mnhG gene encoding monovalent cation/H(+) antiporter subunit G, protein MDIFSIIFIVAGSFFLIVAAIGVIRLPDVFSRSHAVSLTDSLGAFLVLVGIAFHEGPDKNSLKILVVLALLYIQNPVIAHATVRAALRSGLKPWKKETS, encoded by the coding sequence ATGGACATTTTTTCCATTATTTTTATAGTCGCGGGATCATTCTTTCTGATTGTCGCCGCAATTGGCGTGATTCGATTGCCCGATGTGTTCAGCCGCTCTCATGCCGTATCGTTGACAGACTCTCTCGGGGCATTTCTGGTTTTGGTTGGAATCGCCTTTCATGAGGGGCCGGACAAAAATTCGCTGAAAATCCTGGTGGTGCTGGCCCTGCTGTACATTCAAAATCCGGTCATTGCGCATGCCACGGTTCGCGCCGCTCTCCGATCTGGCTTAAAACCCTGGAAAAAGGAGACCTCATGA
- a CDS encoding NADH-quinone oxidoreductase subunit L: MTLFVLIPLLPLLASLILLLGGRRWGESGHRIGIPAIGLSFGLSVAAFIDVLRNGPFTISLYRLFQSGSLTIDLTLFVDQLTVLLLLLVTGVSAIVHVYSSRYMIGEPRYNRFFAIIALFTSTMILLVMSGNLLMSLVSWEVMGICSYLLISHAAERPSACRAATKAFLVNAVADVGFSFGIILTFFTFGTLDIQTILAQAEGMQDHTVNILAWMGLDLHIHPVTLIPFFLFMGAMGKSAQMPFHVWLPFAMEAPTPVSALIHAATMVNAGPFLLVRLSPLIALSPSAMAFIAIIGATTAVFAGIVSLTQSDIKKILAYSTISQIGFMVMACGLGAFAVAIFHLLAHGCYKAYFFLSTGNALRSVERHLEHGGHKHPAPERMGSLHGGALLLALIPPFVLFSGSYENLWGVTGFASATIGFKVIGLVTVFVASQYIFKGVASLFAHGPKTYWPASGQQGLRTQSVQPRFLNVPLLAGLFLATVFAGGLLTLTWEWFANFLAPALGLPGITADQGAAQPGFPVWLAVSLGVAVAGWAYAYSTQIRPRHQASRANATVHRLYVLFWNKGYFDEIYDAYLVTPTVRLAHWLWRIVDLRLIDRFIHSIATYSVSFARLLWRIVDMRVIDQFIHSVATYSVSFARLLWQIVDMRVIDRFIHFIANYSVVFARLLWRIVDIRMLDQKVERVAGQVNTAGQLLQEMESRTIERQLLVMIFWLGAMTALLYFLV; this comes from the coding sequence ATGACTCTTTTTGTTCTCATTCCTTTGCTTCCTCTCCTGGCTTCTCTCATTCTTCTGCTTGGAGGGCGCCGCTGGGGTGAAAGCGGTCACCGGATCGGGATTCCCGCCATCGGCCTTTCCTTCGGCTTATCCGTCGCCGCATTCATTGATGTGTTGCGAAATGGTCCGTTTACGATTTCCCTTTATCGCCTCTTTCAATCCGGTTCCCTGACCATTGACCTAACCCTGTTTGTTGACCAACTGACGGTTCTGCTTTTGCTCCTGGTCACCGGAGTGAGCGCGATTGTGCATGTGTATTCTTCCCGCTACATGATAGGCGAGCCCAGATATAATCGCTTTTTCGCCATCATTGCGTTGTTCACTTCCACCATGATTTTGTTGGTCATGAGTGGCAACCTTCTGATGTCACTGGTTAGCTGGGAAGTGATGGGAATCTGTTCTTATCTGTTAATTTCTCATGCCGCGGAGCGGCCTTCCGCCTGCCGGGCCGCCACCAAGGCTTTCCTCGTGAACGCGGTCGCGGATGTCGGATTCAGTTTTGGCATCATTCTGACCTTCTTCACCTTTGGCACCCTCGATATCCAGACCATTCTTGCCCAGGCTGAAGGCATGCAGGACCACACCGTCAACATCCTTGCGTGGATGGGATTGGATCTTCACATCCATCCTGTAACGCTCATCCCCTTCTTTCTCTTTATGGGGGCCATGGGAAAATCCGCGCAAATGCCGTTTCACGTGTGGTTGCCCTTTGCGATGGAAGCGCCGACGCCGGTATCGGCACTCATTCATGCCGCTACCATGGTGAATGCGGGGCCTTTTTTGTTAGTGCGCCTGAGCCCGCTGATTGCCCTCTCTCCATCCGCCATGGCGTTCATTGCAATCATTGGCGCCACGACCGCCGTATTTGCCGGAATCGTTTCCCTGACTCAGTCGGACATCAAAAAGATCCTGGCCTATTCCACAATCAGTCAAATCGGGTTCATGGTGATGGCCTGTGGATTGGGCGCGTTTGCGGTTGCGATTTTTCACCTCCTGGCCCACGGCTGCTACAAAGCATACTTTTTTCTATCTACCGGCAATGCGTTGCGATCCGTGGAACGACACCTTGAACACGGTGGCCATAAACACCCTGCCCCTGAAAGAATGGGGAGCTTGCATGGCGGGGCCTTGTTGCTGGCGCTGATTCCACCGTTCGTATTGTTTTCCGGTTCGTATGAAAACCTGTGGGGAGTTACCGGGTTCGCTTCCGCCACGATTGGATTCAAGGTCATCGGCTTGGTCACGGTGTTTGTGGCTTCTCAATATATTTTTAAAGGCGTCGCTTCGCTGTTTGCTCACGGTCCAAAGACGTACTGGCCCGCTTCGGGACAGCAGGGTTTGCGGACGCAATCCGTCCAGCCACGGTTTTTGAATGTTCCCCTTCTGGCCGGTCTTTTCCTGGCTACGGTTTTTGCCGGTGGGTTGTTGACTCTGACCTGGGAGTGGTTCGCCAACTTTCTGGCTCCGGCCCTGGGCCTTCCGGGGATCACGGCAGACCAGGGTGCCGCCCAGCCTGGCTTTCCAGTGTGGCTTGCGGTTTCCCTTGGCGTGGCAGTGGCGGGGTGGGCCTATGCTTACTCAACGCAGATTCGACCTCGACATCAGGCCTCGAGAGCAAATGCAACAGTCCATCGATTGTATGTCCTGTTTTGGAATAAAGGCTACTTTGATGAAATCTACGACGCTTATCTGGTCACGCCAACCGTTCGGCTCGCACACTGGCTGTGGCGTATTGTTGACTTAAGGCTCATAGATCGTTTCATTCATTCCATCGCGACTTATTCCGTATCTTTCGCCAGGTTGCTGTGGCGAATCGTTGACATGCGGGTGATCGATCAATTCATCCATTCCGTCGCGACATACTCCGTGTCATTCGCCAGGTTGCTGTGGCAAATCGTTGACATGCGGGTGATCGACCGTTTCATCCATTTCATCGCGAATTATTCTGTCGTTTTCGCCAGGTTATTGTGGCGAATTGTCGATATCCGGATGCTGGATCAGAAAGTGGAGCGCGTGGCGGGACAGGTCAATACCGCGGGTCAATTACTGCAGGAGATGGAATCCCGCACGATCGAGCGTCAATTGCTGGTAATGATATTTTGGTTGGGGGCAATGACAGCCCTCCTGTACTTCTTGGTTTAA
- a CDS encoding helix-turn-helix transcriptional regulator gives MTPSWTFLTNHAHVLLCLAKNPSERIREIAVEVGITERAVQRIIAELEADGYLKHQRDGRRNVYQVFSRKPLRHSIEKHRQVHDLIRMINK, from the coding sequence TGACGAACCATGCGCACGTTCTGTTGTGCCTGGCCAAAAACCCGTCTGAACGGATACGGGAAATTGCGGTGGAAGTGGGCATCACGGAGCGCGCCGTGCAACGCATCATCGCAGAGCTGGAGGCGGACGGCTACCTGAAGCACCAACGGGATGGCAGGAGAAACGTGTACCAGGTTTTCAGCCGCAAGCCGCTCAGGCATTCCATTGAAAAACATCGACAGGTGCATGACTTGATCCGGATGATCAACAAGTGA
- a CDS encoding MnhB domain-containing protein, whose amino-acid sequence MIRPHDSIIVQTLGRFLIPVVQIFGLYVLFFGQYGPGGGFVGGVILGTGMILSVLIFGHDASRSQFGKSILHGDGIGMLIYAGVGGLCMIGGGEFLNYANLQIPGLETASRRSLGIVLTQIGVAVDVMVTAVSIVFSLSAEEIIEDSING is encoded by the coding sequence ATGATACGGCCACACGACAGCATTATCGTTCAGACTTTAGGACGCTTTCTCATTCCGGTGGTTCAGATTTTCGGTTTGTACGTGTTGTTTTTCGGTCAATACGGACCCGGCGGAGGGTTTGTTGGCGGGGTGATTCTGGGCACGGGGATGATCTTGTCGGTTTTGATTTTCGGCCATGATGCGTCCCGGAGCCAATTTGGCAAAAGCATTTTACATGGCGATGGAATCGGGATGCTGATCTATGCGGGGGTGGGGGGCTTATGCATGATTGGAGGTGGAGAGTTTCTCAATTACGCGAATCTGCAAATCCCAGGCCTTGAAACAGCTTCACGCAGATCTTTGGGAATCGTCCTGACGCAAATCGGTGTGGCGGTGGATGTCATGGTAACGGCCGTCTCCATTGTTTTCAGTTTGTCTGCTGAAGAGATCATCGAGGATTCAATAAATGGTTGA